The window TGGGGTTTCTGGGCGGCGCTGGGGGTGAACTGCCTGCTCACGGTTGGCTTTTTCTGGCTCACGGTGGTGATTTTGCGTCGCTTCGGACTGAATCTTATGTGAATTTCACGGGATTTCCGATTTTGCCCTTGTCATTGTAGTAGTGATTTGGTCTCTCCCGCCTTCCGGCCGTCCATGGCCGGTGAGGAATATACGACCCGGCATGTCTGAAGAGAATATCGTCCCCTTCGAGCAGCCGAAGTCTCATTCCCGGTTTCCAGGAACACCCATGAAAAGCGATCTTGTCGAGAAGGCGTCCGAGATTATCAGTGATCCGCTGGTCCTTATCAACATGGTCTCGAAGCGTGTCCGCCAGTTGAACAGCGGCCGCTCGCCGCTGATCCCGACTCGCCCGAGCATGGGCGCGGCTGACATCGCTTTGACCGAAATCATTGAAGGCAAGATCAAGCTCGCAGACCCGGCGCCAGCCGCCGAGGCCTGAGATTGATCGAGCGATTCCGCGCCCGAAGGTGGCGTGAACATCTGTGAGTGCGGAGATTTCCAGTAACCGCAAGGCGCGCCGTGATTTCAATATCTCGGACACGTACGAGGCGGGCATTGAGCTGAAAGGCACCGAGGTCAAATCGATCCGTGCCGGGAAGTCGAACATTTCCGACGCGTTCGCACGGGTCGAGAAGGGCCAGCTCTTCCTCTACGGCTGCGACATCCAGCCTTGGGAAACCGCGGCCAAGTGGTTTCAGCACGAGTCACGTCGTCCGCGGCGACTGCTGGTCCACAAGCGCGAGATCCTCAAGCTGGAGCAGGCGACCGCCATCAAGGGGGCCTCGCTGCCGTGCCTGAAGATGTATTGGAAGAACGGCAAGGTGAAGGTCGAGATCGGCGTCGGCAAGGGCAAGACCCACTCCGACCAGAGGCATGACCTAAAGGCGAAGGTGGAACTGCGCGAGGCACAGCGGGAAGTGGCGCGGTTCAACCGGCAGTGACCCGGATTTGTTGGGGCGAAACGCAACGTTTTGATGCCTTCTCCAAAGTCGGTTTACAGCGAAACTGACTGAGGCTTCTATACCGGGGCGAGCGGCCCACTTGCGGACGCGCGCAAGTGGCCTTCCCTCATGACTTCCTCCGATTCCTCGTCAGGCACTCATCATCCGAACGCCGCAGGTCGAGACCATGCGGAGACGTTGGCGTTCCTCGATCGCCTGACCACGTCGGTGCTCGGGTTGTCCGATCCTGAGGAAATCATCCAGGTCGCGGAGCGTGCGCTCGGTGAGCACCTCAAAGCATCGCGCGTGTTCGTCGCGGAGGCTTCACCCGATGAGCAGTTCGTCACGGTGCCACGCGAATGGCTGGAGGCGGGAATGCCTTCAGTCGCCGGCACTCACCGCTTGGACGACTACGGCGAGCAGCTCTTGAAGGACTACCGGGCTGGCAAGCCCCATATCCGCCGGAATGCGATGCTTGAGAATCCTCCCGGTCCGGAACTTGAGGCGTTGAAGCGCGTCAGGGCGATCGCTGCGATCGATGTGCCGATTCTGATCGATGGACGTTTCCAGATCCTGTTCGTGGTTCATCAGGCGGCGCCGCGGGATTGGACGGAAAGCGAGATTGCCCTCGTCCGCCAGGTGGCTGACCGCACGGCTGCGGAGGTGCATCGGGCGCGGGCCCTGAAGGAGGCACGCGCGGAGCGGGAGAACCTCGCGTCGATCGTCGAGCAGGCCCCTGCTTTCATCTGCGTGCTGAGGGGACCGGATCATGTGCTGGAGCTCGCAAACGACTCTTATCACCGGTTGGCGGGACGGCGGCTCGAGCTTGGGAAGCCGATCCGCGAGGTGCTGCCGGAGGTGGAAGGGCAGGGTTACTTCGAGAAGCTCGATGAGGTGTATCGCACCGGCCAGCCGTTCATCGCGAATGAAGTGCCGGTGACGCTGGCCCACGAGAGGGACGCTGATCGCCATCGCCATGTCAGCTTTGTCTATCAGGCGCTGCGCGGGCCTGATCTGAAGACCAATGGTATCTTCGTCCACGGAGTGGATGTAACCGATCTTCTGAAGAGCCGGCAGGACGTCTTGAATAGCGAGCGGCTGCGCCGGCAGTCACTGGAGGCGGCGGGGGTGGGCTCCTTCAATATCGATCCGGGTGGCAATGACTTGGAGACCGATGAAACCTTTCGTCGCATCTTTGGCTGCCAAGGCGCCTCGCTGACCTATGAGGAAGCATTCGCCATCATTCACCCGGATGATCGGCAACTGGTGCGCGATGCGGTGGCCAAGGCAACCGACCCCGACAATCCTGCACCCTACTATGCGGAATACCGGGTGATCCACCCGGATGGGACGGTGCGATGGGTGGCGGCGCGCGGCAAAACCACCACCCGCGAGACTCCCAACGGCGAACTTCTTACCAGCTTCGATGGTATCGTCGGCGATATCACGGAGCGGAAAAATTCAGAGAACGAGATCGCCTTCCAACGCCACCTTCTGGAATTGGTGTTCCGCGGCTCGCCTGCCGCGATGGCGTTGTGGCGCGGCGAGGATCTCGTATTCGAGCGCGTGAACCCCGACTACCAGGCGCTCTTTGGGCGGCGTGAGCTGTTAGGGCGGCCGCTGATGGAGGCACTGCCGGAACTGGCCGGCCAAGGATTCGATGATCTGCTCTTGAAGGTGCTGAGAACCGGTGAGCCGCATACCGCTACCGAGGTTCTTGCCAAGCTCTCCAAGAGCGATGACGGCCCGGTGGAGGATCGCTATTTCGATTTCACCTACCTCCAGGTGCAGGATCCTTCGGGCAAGCCCTATGGCGTCTACGATCACTCGATTGATGTGACCGAGCGGGTTCTGGCGAGCCGGCGATTGGCAGCCAGCCAGCAGGAACTGGAGCAGGCGCTGCACGAGCGGCAGTCCTTGCTGGATGCGGAACGCTCTGCCCGCAATGACGCCGAGGCGGCGGGGCGTATGAAGGATCAGTTCCTCGCCACGCTCTCGCATGAGCTACGGACACCTCTCAATGCGATTGTCGGCTGGACCCATCTCTTGCAGATCATGCCCGATCTTTCGGAGCGGGTGGCGGAGGGACTCAAGGTCATTTCCCGCAATGCGAAGGCGCAGACGCAGATCATCGAGGACATTCTCGACATGAGCCGGATTGTCAGCGGCAAGCTGACGCTGGATCTC is drawn from Luteolibacter sp. Y139 and contains these coding sequences:
- a CDS encoding DNA-directed RNA polymerase subunit omega, with translation MKSDLVEKASEIISDPLVLINMVSKRVRQLNSGRSPLIPTRPSMGAADIALTEIIEGKIKLADPAPAAEA
- the smpB gene encoding SsrA-binding protein SmpB; this translates as MSAEISSNRKARRDFNISDTYEAGIELKGTEVKSIRAGKSNISDAFARVEKGQLFLYGCDIQPWETAAKWFQHESRRPRRLLVHKREILKLEQATAIKGASLPCLKMYWKNGKVKVEIGVGKGKTHSDQRHDLKAKVELREAQREVARFNRQ
- a CDS encoding ATP-binding protein; translation: MTSSDSSSGTHHPNAAGRDHAETLAFLDRLTTSVLGLSDPEEIIQVAERALGEHLKASRVFVAEASPDEQFVTVPREWLEAGMPSVAGTHRLDDYGEQLLKDYRAGKPHIRRNAMLENPPGPELEALKRVRAIAAIDVPILIDGRFQILFVVHQAAPRDWTESEIALVRQVADRTAAEVHRARALKEARAERENLASIVEQAPAFICVLRGPDHVLELANDSYHRLAGRRLELGKPIREVLPEVEGQGYFEKLDEVYRTGQPFIANEVPVTLAHERDADRHRHVSFVYQALRGPDLKTNGIFVHGVDVTDLLKSRQDVLNSERLRRQSLEAAGVGSFNIDPGGNDLETDETFRRIFGCQGASLTYEEAFAIIHPDDRQLVRDAVAKATDPDNPAPYYAEYRVIHPDGTVRWVAARGKTTTRETPNGELLTSFDGIVGDITERKNSENEIAFQRHLLELVFRGSPAAMALWRGEDLVFERVNPDYQALFGRRELLGRPLMEALPELAGQGFDDLLLKVLRTGEPHTATEVLAKLSKSDDGPVEDRYFDFTYLQVQDPSGKPYGVYDHSIDVTERVLASRRLAASQQELEQALHERQSLLDAERSARNDAEAAGRMKDQFLATLSHELRTPLNAIVGWTHLLQIMPDLSERVAEGLKVISRNAKAQTQIIEDILDMSRIVSGKLTLDLKDVDLAGLVKAGAETVQPTATVKGVELEVSLGASDYEMRGDPHRLHQVFWNLISNAVKFTPQGGKVRVSLDHAGSSVVVRVADTGEGIPPEFLPHVFDRFRQADATTTRRHGGLGLGLAIVKQIVELHGGSVSAESPGPGQGSAFIVSLPVCAPDDSGVDASVSLPERAATADHVASDRLAGVSVVAVDDEPDAVAFVERLLTGCGAKVRTAHSAAEALELIRNEPPTVIVSDIGMPGEDGYAFIGKVRALPIEDGGRTAALAVTAYARTIDRVKALEAGFQMHIAKPVEPAELVAAVTALANLQRPA